Proteins encoded by one window of Chondromyces crocatus:
- a CDS encoding RICIN domain-containing protein: MSKPFVQGKRYMIKNTKKASVLAPSGGKVVGYSGPENHEQHWYFEPADKDGHYYKIKSGNTSQFLGCSGGAVGMYDGNDGEEQTWSFEAYGDGGYKIKNKKYTSFIAYEGENVIAYKGGEPKDYSWKFVEASG; the protein is encoded by the coding sequence ATGAGCAAGCCGTTCGTGCAGGGCAAGCGCTACATGATCAAGAACACGAAGAAGGCCAGCGTGCTGGCGCCCAGCGGGGGCAAGGTGGTCGGGTACAGCGGCCCGGAGAACCACGAGCAGCACTGGTACTTCGAGCCCGCCGACAAGGACGGGCACTACTACAAGATCAAGAGTGGCAACACGAGCCAGTTCCTCGGATGTTCCGGTGGCGCCGTCGGCATGTATGACGGCAACGACGGCGAGGAACAAACCTGGTCCTTCGAGGCGTACGGCGACGGCGGGTACAAGATCAAGAACAAGAAGTACACCTCGTTCATCGCCTATGAAGGCGAGAACGTGATCGCCTACAAGGGCGGAGAACCGAAGGATTACAGCTGGAAGTTCGTCGAGGCCTCGGGCTGA
- a CDS encoding SDR family oxidoreductase, whose protein sequence is MARIALITGGNRGIGYEVGRQLGQRGVEVILTSRDDAAGRTACDELLAEGVSARHHRLDVTRDDSVQDLAAWVKAELGGLDILVNNAGIVFQGFDAEIARQTIDTNFFGPLRVTEALLPLLRPSGRIVMISSGLGDRSKLGPERRARFETPSRLTRDALIAEMRAFVAAVAAGRHEAEGWPSSAYAVSKIGLNVLTDLVGQELAAADRGILCNAVCPGWVRTDMGGPNAHRSVEEGADTPVWLAISPDVTAQGAVFRDRKPYAW, encoded by the coding sequence ATGGCTCGCATCGCGCTCATCACCGGTGGTAACCGCGGCATTGGCTACGAGGTAGGACGACAGCTCGGGCAGCGCGGCGTGGAGGTCATCCTCACCAGCCGCGACGACGCTGCAGGCCGCACCGCCTGCGACGAGCTCCTCGCCGAGGGCGTGAGCGCGCGTCACCATCGCCTCGACGTCACCCGGGACGACAGCGTGCAGGATCTCGCTGCGTGGGTGAAGGCCGAGCTGGGCGGGCTCGACATCCTGGTCAACAACGCCGGCATCGTGTTCCAGGGCTTCGACGCCGAGATCGCCCGTCAGACCATCGACACCAACTTCTTCGGCCCCTTGCGGGTCACCGAGGCCCTGCTGCCGTTGCTGCGCCCCTCCGGACGCATCGTGATGATCTCGAGCGGCCTCGGTGATCGGAGCAAGCTCGGCCCCGAGCGCCGCGCCCGTTTCGAGACCCCCTCGCGCCTGACGCGGGACGCCTTGATCGCCGAGATGCGCGCCTTCGTCGCCGCCGTCGCCGCGGGACGCCACGAGGCCGAAGGCTGGCCCAGCTCGGCTTATGCCGTCTCGAAGATCGGCCTCAACGTGCTCACCGATCTCGTGGGCCAGGAGCTTGCCGCCGCCGACCGCGGCATCCTGTGCAACGCCGTCTGCCCTGGCTGGGTGCGCACCGACATGGGCGGCCCGAACGCCCACCGCTCCGTCGAGGAAGGCGCCGACACCCCGGTGTGGCTCGCCATCTCCCCGGACGTCACGGCGCAAGGCGCGGTGTTCCGCGACCGAAAGCCCTACGCTTGGTGA